The region TTGACTAGAACAATTTGTTAATCGCATGTTCACCTGGATATCAGttatatcttattaattatttctgCAAAATTAAGTTCTGAATCATTTCTACCTATGCGGTTGTGAAGATAATTTggttcctttttcttttttggctTTATAGCAAGCTAAGAGTGAGGCTGCTGCAGCATTTGGAAATGATGGGGTTTATTTGGAGAAATACATTCAGAATCCAAGGCACATTGAATTCCAGGTATATGTTACTTCTAGAAGTTACTATGAACCCAAGGTTTTCAGAAAGTGTTTTTGAAGTCCATTGGCTTCATTCTCAAAATGAATGTGATCCAAAGCATAATTTTGTAAGCACGAGGGATAATTTTCTTAGCTTCTTTATCATAAAATGGTTATTGTGTTCTAGAATTATCAATTATGGTCCATGAGATTTAACTGCCGATTGATCATTATTCACTGCTGTGACTTGATGGCTCAAAATGTATGACATTCATGCCACATATTTAAGATTGAATTAAGCTAATGTATAATCAGAAGACACTTGAAAATGTAAAAAAACTTTATATATTGTGTCCTACATATGAGCGTGGATGCAAAACAATTCACAGGTATCTAGATTATAGCTGAACTAGATGCCACAGTTTGTTTAATACCTGATTACAAATCAATGAATGAGTATCAACTCTTAATCCACTTATCTTGTGATCTTGCAGGTTCTTGCAGATAAATTTGGTAATGTTGTTCATTTTGGTGAACGTGACTGCAGCATCCAAGTATGATAAACCATCTAATTTTACCTGCATCTCCAGTGGAttgaaatttgttaatttaatgcGCTTGAGGTTTTTGAATTCAATTGAGGGAGAACGTGTGCTAAGTAGGTTACATTAGTACCTTACACAACTTAGGAAACTATTCGTCTTGCTACTTAGTTGTGCATGTTGCTTGAGGCTAACTTGTCCATTCTAATGCATCCTCTGGAATTTTCTGGTTTGTGTTAAAATCGCAAAATGTAGAGTTCTGGTACAAGGGTCTAAGCCATATGCTTATGACGAGTCTTCTTTATTGGTATCTTAACTGAAAGTGGGATGAGATAGCTGCAGAGTAGCTTTAATCTTAAGTTAATTTAATAGGGGCTACTATATGAATTCTTCTCTTCCGATTTAAACAATTTGGGCTATATttccaaaaaatatatatagggCCTTTAAATCCCCTTGAATCACTTCTATACACATTAACTTAGGGCTATATCTCCATTTCTTTCCTATGCTTACACTAAAAGATCAAACCTTTACGTATTGTTTCTTCTAACCAAAGCTCTTAAAGTCGCCAATTTTAGCTTATTTTCCACACTTGGCTTTCAATTGTAGCCATTTGTTCAATTTAATATACTATTCATCCAAAAAGGCCAAAGCCGCCAAACCTTTTTGAATTACTTTAATTcgacaaaaccaaacattatttCAATTGAAAGGTACTTATTAAAGTTAGGATACAATTGGTGATATTAAAAGGTTTggttagaattaaaaaaagacaaaaagatttgtttgtttttttgatGAAGAGGCCTTTAAATTGAATAGTTGGCTATAGTTGAACTGTACTTATCGAAAATAAgctaaaattgacgattttataaGCTTTGTTTAGAAATGAAACccgtaaatgttttttttttgggtgaataagccttttttcaattcttttttgttttttctttgtttttcccTTTGCTGTTATAAACTCTTccaaatttggttttgtttgtgcACAGAGACGTAATCAGAAGCTGCTCGAAGAGGCACCCTCGCCGGCGTTGACCCCTGAATTGCGGAAAGCTATGGGTGATGCTGCAGTTGCAGCAGCAGCATCAATAGGATATATTGGTGTTGGAACAGTTGAGTTTCTTTTAGATGAAAGGGGTTCCTTCTACTTCATGGAAATGAACACTCGAATCCAGGTTAGACTGTTTGGCATCTATAGTGTTAATGGACACCTGTTCTAGAGTTTGTTCAACAGTTATGCTAAAGGTTTctcttttcataaaaaataaggTTGAACATCCGGTAACTGAAATGATCTCCTCTGTTGACTTGATTGAAGAACAAATCCGTGTAGCCATGGGAGAAAAGCTTAGATACAAACAGGTACCAGGAAAAGGATGCCTAAAAGAATTTAACCCTAACATGTAAGGCGTGATTTTGAATTTTCACGGGGTTTCTAATGATTTGCAGGAAGATATTGTGCTTAGAGGACATTCAATTGAATGCCGTATCAATGCGGAAGATGCTTTTAAGGGGTTCCGACCTGGGCCAGGTATACTATCATTGTCTGGAATTATGCTCAATGTGCCTAGAAATTATTGCCATCTTTTTAGTATCATTTTTGGAATTATGCTCAGTGTGGAGCACACTTTAATAAGCTCTAAGATGGTTGCATAATATTTATAGTACTGAAATGAGTTTGGACTTGAAAGTTGAGCATGAACATTATGTTCTCAAGGGTTATAATCTAATGAATTGTTGCATAATATAATGGGAACACCTGAAGAAGTTAATGTTGATATGTTCATATTGACGAAACTTCAGATCACCCTCACTTCTATAGGAATtctttaaaagtaaaaataaaagagtCCAAGGCCTAATTTGAAACTTTATGGATTATATTTTTGGTTTCTCTAGTACTCACTATTTTAACATTCTGATTAACAGGGAGAATAACAGCATACTTACCATCTGGAGGGCCATTTGTTAGAATGGATAGCCATGTTTACCCTGATTATGTGGTTCCTCCAAGTTATGATTCCCTTTTGGCCAAGGTTTGTCTAAGCAcattttcttttatgttttagTCTGACAAGATGCATGCACTAACATTCATCTAATCACCAGTTAATCTGCTGGTCTTTTATTGTTAAGGACGCATTCTATTATGATGTTTTTTCTGCCTTCTGATTATTGATTGTTTGCGCTCTATTTGTAATTTGTATGTGTGCTCATTATACATACATGCCTGATCCACTTTGTCTTTTTGTTTGCCCCTCTGTTGTTTTTGTCTTTCCACTCAACCAACTTACATCATCTTATGCTTTTGGTTCTGGGTTCTAAATGTTTCTGTCTACcaaatattcttattttctgtTTGATTTGTGAGATTTTGTATGGCTTTTCATAGTTCATAGGTCTCTACATGACAGCTTGAGCTTTTGCATCGTTGTTACTGAAGTTTCTTCCTTAGGGTGTGGACTTGCATATGCACAGGCTGGGGATTACCACTGTGCACAAAGGACCTACAAACTTAATAGGCTGAACCTATTACAATGTTTTAATTCGtaaaacataatttatttgattttagaaTTTCTTTAAGTTTTTAGGCAGTCAAAATACCAGATAAGTAATTCAAGAATGTAGCTGAAGAGATGACTAATTTAGTCAAGGAGGTGATGACAATGCAGATTATGTCTTATATTCTAGTATCAGAAAGAGTTTTGGCTCTTATGGTTAACTATAATTTCATTTTCGAAGTGTATGTAAACTAATCACATTGTCAAGTATAAAGAGGTTCAGAATCCTATTCCTTTTCATCTTAGCGTTGTTGACAAATGTATATTTTGTTCTTCTGTTGAACCCATTCATTAAAGCAACCATGCATACATGCCGACTGTTTCTGTGAATTTGAACAATTTTGGTTAAATTTGATTATACTTACTGCATATGATTGGTAACTTGCAGCTTATCGTGTGGGCTCCAACTAGAGAAAAGGCAATTGAACGCATGAAAAGAGCACTGAATGACACCATTATTACAGGCAAGTGCCCAAATTTTGATTATCTCCTCCTTTGGTCTGTCTTTGTACTTTTTGGATACATAGGAGAGATCAAACCCAATTAGAGCACAGAAACTAGAGATGAGCTCAGGCCATGAAGCTAGGGCTGCAAATGACCCGAGCAGAGGCAAGCTTAGGAGTGTTCAGAGATTAATGCCCCTTTGTCTTTGTTACTACAGTGTCAGTAGACCCtctaaaaatatactaaaattttattggtTGAATAATAGAATTCTTAATTATTAAATGTGGAAGAAAGTTCGTTGTTCAAAAGTTATTagtttcttaaattttaaatatatgagGGACCAGGGTTGATTGTTCTATGTTGGGTTGCTAGCTTTGCATTCATTCCTGTGGTCAAGAGCAGAGCAGGATTAAGATGTTGAAGCTTTGCACTGGCAGGACTGTGTTATAGATTTCACATAATAGAGGAAAATTAAAATCTTCAAATTATTATTGTGGCTCACATCTGTTTCTTCTCACGGGCTTAGTAGATCATCAATATTcgtaactttattttttgttacatCGGTTGCTCTAATTTATTATGTGCTTGATACTTATTGTATTTTTctgatctttttctttttcttactcCAGGAGTTCCTACAACAATTGAGTACCATAAACTTATTCTTGACATTGAGGTGAGAAAGCTTTATAAgatatatatctatactattTAATTGTGTATTGTAGTCTGACTTCGGAAGTCGAATTCTAAAATCTAATTGTATTATTATGCCTTTCGCGCAGGACTTCAAAAATGGCAAGGTTGATACTGCTTTCATTCCAAAGCATGAGGAGGAGTTGCAGGCGGTAAGAGGCTGATTACAGTTCTCTTTTATTATTCTAGTGCTGCTTTGGACAAATATTATGCAATATTCCATTTTAGCGTTGTGTTCATCTTCTTTGTTGGCATTGCTTTTTGTCGCATTTTTGGTCCTTGGATAGAATTAGAATGTTTTCcagaataatttttaattaattcctGAAGAAAACAGAAATGATGAAACAATACATAAGTTGGTATCTAGTTGTtagtaggggtgtgcaaaaaccgcaCCGGACtgtaaaaccaaaccgaaccattGCAATTATGGTTCAGTTATCTGGTGAATACTGTTAAGTTCGGTTTATAATTAAGCAAAAGTTCGGTGTTCAGTTTGGTTTGGACATTTTGAAAACCTAAAAAACCGaaaaactgaataaaaaaataaaaaaacgtttctttttatacataagttaataaatttcatacaacatataaatatgctaataaatatatatatataaatttattagacaCTAATTACTTAatgttcaaattaattttaaagataaaaagatgaagaaaaaaaattaatagtttcgTTTTTttaccaaaccgaaccgaacttttcGGTTTAGTTTGGTGTAATCCAAATTTAATATTCAGTTCGGTGCGGTTTGAAATTTTACAAACTTCTGTTGGTTGGTTTCGGTGGTTTCTGAACGAACCGACCAGTGTACAACCCTAGGGCTAGTTGTGAGGAATGTATGTATGTAAGGCTCTGTTAAAGTCTCTTATTCTATAAATTGGTTTTAGTAAAACTTTGCTACCTTTCTTATGTTGTGCCTGCAGCCACAGAAGATTGTACCAGCCAAACAATTAGTCTAATCGCTCTCGAAATTGCAAGAGATTAAATGTGTGCCAAGTTTTCGATGAAAATGCGTGACGAGGCTTCATTTACACCACTCTTTGAATGCATtgcgtttttaatttttattttgggaTTATGCATGAGTTGTACTATGGACTGCTCTAGGCATGTAAGAACAATTGATAAATTTTGACTTTCTTAATTCAATTAGTTcatattaattctaattaatgttatattattcaaaaacTAAATCAATGATTATTGCTACTGTTATGTGTGACCTACAGGTTTGCACACAAACTACGCCTACAGGTTTGCACACAAACTACGAGCTTATGACATTCAGATTCGTTGAATTTTGGAACCATATTAAGTGTTATACTAGAAATATAccaaatacactaaaaataattatcagaAAAATTAGAGGCTCACCACTTAAATaccaacttattaaaaaaaattagatgtaATTAACACCACAATGGGTTACAACTATCatcattattaaataaataataaagataacACTAAAGATTTCAAGAGATTTGGCCAAATAAGCGTATGTCTTCGGATGCTATAGAAACAGTAGACATATTTAAAGCTTTCCCGACGTTGAGACCTTACTTGATCctcaagccaaacattaaaggcatacttataaatgaaaaaaagatcaACAAGGCCTCTGAATTTTTAACATTGGGTTATTTAATccagttttacttttttaaacaattaactcCTAAACTCTTACACTAAAGGTAAGATTACCCCATACTTTAGGTTTTTACCGCAAAAAATAGGTTTAGGATATTTCATCGTAACAATTAGAGAGCTCTCTAATTTCTTTATCGCATCCCTCACCTCTTAGCATATGCAGTTTGTACTACACACGTTTTAGAATTCTGGGGTAATCTGACCTAAAatgaaaaagtttagggactagttgcttaaaaaagtaaaaactggATTAAGTGACCTTGtgtaacaagttcagggggcgcgctGACCCTTTCTTTGTTTATAAACCTGTTTGTGggatgaatttttaaaaaaagatgaagTTTCCTGTTATTGACTACGGATTTTTTTCTCTTCACTCCTATACATAGTGGCAAAGCTAGAACCACTATAAAAGGGTCAATTGACCACatgtaatatttatttctcaataatttacatataaattaatacataattatacatttaattattatttttactggTATATTGCCCACCTTGttcttataatttatattttttttgataaattgtaatttatatataacgttaatataaatttataacatataatattttgacCCCTTTTAAAATAATGTATGGCTTCGTCCCTACCTGTACAATGTGAAATTTATATACTATTTGTATAAAATTCAACAAATACAAATTTCTTTTCTAAACAATGTGGGATATGTCTAAAATAAGACCTATTCCATAATTCTTCATCTTGGCAATTTTTTTCTCCACCATCTCATACTATCTTTAAAAGTGCCTTTAACTTCAGTTTAAAGCGTCAATACTCAAATTATGATAATACTACTCAAATCCAAATAATGTTTGAACTTGACTGTTGTTAGTTATTTTGCAATCATATTTGCTGGATTTTTCGTTGTCAAAAGTAAGACTCCACCATCTTCTATAACATCTCGTACAAAATGCTATCGAACATACTTAGTCCTTACATAGTAAACTTGGTTCTTTGTCAAATAAATCACTTTGACACAATATCTTACATGCTTCTGTTCAATTCATAATTCATCAAGCAACCCTTGAAGCCAAATTGCTTTTTTAATTGCCTTTGTAATTGCCATGTACTTTGCCTTTATGGTAGACAAAGTAATTGATGACTGTAAGGTAAGCTTCCGACTAACTGGTGTGTTTGCTAATGTAAGCACATAGTTTGTAATCGATTGTCATTTATCTAAGTCACTAGCATAGATTGAATCACATTACCCAATTACACATTGACCATACCTACTCAAATATTAGACCAATATccataatgtttaaaatatattatagaaTCTGTTTTATAGCTTGTCAATACTCCTTTCCAAGTGCATGCATGTACCAGCTCACAACCCTAACTGCTTGTGAAATTTATAGCCTTGTACTGGACTTGTTCATGGGTCTGGGTATCCAATCCGACCTCCCAGGCCCGTCCCCCTAGGGAGGGGTTTGGATACTAATTTTTTCTCCCAAAGTCGGCCCGCGTCCGAGCCGAGCCCAACAAAGCTCGCTATTTTATGGCGGACTCagggttttaattttcttttataatttctcATGTAAGTCCGAAAATACCGGGCCCGAGCCCACATATTAGAGTGTAAAGGTCGGATTTGATTAGTAAATACAAAGCCCGGACTAGGCTCGGGGAGGGCTTGGGCttacataaaaaatagtaaagCCCGCCAAACCCGACCCATGAACAGGTCTACCTTGTACACACCATACCATACATCAAAATGCCAACAACACTCATGTACAAAACCTTTGACATGAATTCTTGTTCTTTATCATTTTTTGGTGATGagattcactcagttttatatgAAGAGCAAGTGAAGTACTAACAATTCTGATCGTTCATTCATACAAAAATTCTTTAGAAAAAATTACTATGAGGCCCCTcacatttgatataattcacactttagtccctcctgtttgaaaactaaactatgtggtccctcacttttgcttccgtcaacattttagtccctccatccatttttagggttagtcaacgaagtcaagggacttatgggtaaattaattatcaaacctGAGAGAcaaaatcgttgacaaaaataaaaatgaggggtgaaatcgttgagaaaaacaaaagtgggggatcatatagtttcgttgactaacatccaaaatggatggaaggactaaatcgttgataaaaccaaaactgaagggctatatagttcaattttcaaacaagagggactaaaatgtgaattatgtcaaatgtgaggaGTGTCATAGTTATTTGTTCAATTCTTTAGTACCTTTCTCAAATAATCTTTTTGAGATAAACAAAGTTTTCCCGAATTTTTATCTCTACTTGTCTCTACACcgagaattttttttgatttgtcgTAGATCTTTCATCTCAAACTCTTGATTTAGTTgagcttttaatttttcaatttctgCTTTATTTGTCGAAACGAGAtcaaatatcatcaacataTAAGAGAAAATATATGAAAGATCCATCTTGTAGCTTGCACAAATACACACAATGATCGTATTTGCTTCTTATATCCTTCGGCTCCAACATAAACTTGTCAAATCACTTGTACCACTAGTTTGGTGATTGCTCTACTCCATACAACAACTTTTCAAATTTGCACACCTACAACCTTGAATCCCTCTGGCTGAATCATATAGATTTCCTCATTCAAGTCTCCACGTAAAAAAGTCGTTTTAACATATAACGGAACTAGTTTCATATTCAACTGTGCTACTAAGGCCAcgaaaattataataaatgaatgtttacaattaaagaaaaaacttcattataatttattctttGTTTGAGCATAGCCTTTACCTACCAACCTTGCCTTATAGCAAGCATCATTCTTGTTAGAAAATTCCTATTTCTTTGCATATATCCATTTGCATCCAACTACCTTTTTTTCTCTGGTAGACTCTGATTCTTATGAAGAGACTATATTTTTTATGCATAGTATTCCGCCACTTTTCTTCTTCTGAATTTTGGACAATATCTCGATAAGTAGTAGGAAGCTTATCATTTGCAATTGAAGATGAATAAGATATCAAATTAGCATAGCAAGTGAGAAGTTTCTTCGTCTGTTTACCTTTTACTTGTACAATTGACTTATCCTGTTGTGGAGGTTCTTGGGTTTGAATCTCTTCTTTTTTGATAGGATTATCTTCGTCTGCTTTTGCATAGATTAATAggctaacaattttttttttcaaactctACATGTGTTGGGAGTACTCTCCACGTGATGTGAAGTACCATCAAAATTATATGTTTTCAAATGTTCCTTTTTCAACTGGGCAGACTCATCAAAGGTAACATATCtgctaaatattttatatttgtttctaaATTCCAAAGACAATAGTCTTTCACTCCTAGCTGATCCCATAAAGAGTGACTTTTTTGCTCTTGGGCCGATCTTTGATTCCTTTACATGGTTATATGCAGTGAAACCAACAAACGTAAAAAGTCATATTCTATATTAGGTTTTCTATACCATTTTTCTAAAGGTGTCTTGCCACCAATAGAAGATGATGGTAAGCGATTAATAAGGGATGAAGCATATGCTAAAGCCTTAGGCCAAAATTGTTTGTCCAGCCCAACATTGGACAACATACATCAAAATTCCTATAGCAATGTTCGGTACATGGGTTCCGCTTTCCCATTATGTTGTGGTGTAGTTCTAACTATGAAGTGTCGAACAATGCCTTCATCTTTGCAGATTCTCTTAAAAGGATCACTTGTATATTATTCTTTCGAAGACATTTGATCCTACGACCAGTTTGAGTTTTCACCATCTTTTTCCAAGTGAGGAAAATTCCAAAAACTTCATCCTTTAATTTCATAGTTTACACCCAGACTCTGTGAGAAATCATCAAGAAAGACGTACAACATAATAATATTTACCTCCCATTGAAGTTGTTTTATAAGGGCCCCACACATGAAAGTGATTATAATCCAAAATACTTTGGTTTCGTGGATTGTAGTGTCAAACCTCACACTTCACAAAATGTTCACGAATATCTAATTGTAGGGATGTACTCCCTTCAATAATCCTTGAATTGCAACAATTTTCAAAGATTTTCCACCAGCATGCTCGAAACGCACATGTTATATTCTAGTTGCTTCTATCTCCTTATCATCAATGGAAGACATTGTACTTGTACTAATAATTGCATTACCATGATAGTAATACAAGTTGTTATTCTTTAAAATTCCTTACATGACAATAAGTGCACAAAAGATTGTTTCATTATTTCATTTATTAAAGTCAAAGTGAAGCCCTTTGATTCTAAAACTCCTATAAAATGAGGTTCTTTGTCTAACTAGGTACATAGCTATTTACATCGGCCTAAAACGGACATAAATAGGATTTCATGTCTAGAAGACATTAATGGGCTCATCAAGGTACTAAGGCCCAAGTAGagctattttaaaattaaactattgtTATTTCTAGTAATTTTCTTTAATATGAGGTTTGACCCCATCAGAAGTGTTATTTATGTTAGGAGTAGGAAGTTTAGTCAAATTAGAACTTTGGATAGGGTTCTGTTATAAATAACTGAGACCTGCATAGTATTacttttatttggaaaataaggAATTCAAACACCCATATCTAATTATTCATCCTCACCTCTATTAACATCAATATCATTTATCCCCTCCACTTTATCATTATAATTTACCCCCTCCACTCTCTCATTATCATTTAGTCCCTTAACCCTCATATCTAATCCCTAATCCATTATTTCTGAATTACCATCATCTTTTTTTCTATTCTAACAACACCACTATAGTTTCAGTTTCACATAAATACATAGGTTGGTTTATTCTATGATCTAGTAATAAAGCTAACATGGCACACATGTTATCCTCACCCTGCGATTGCACCACTTTAACAACTTTATCAAATTCATCATCAGGAATTGGCCTATCCTCATTCATTACACCCCTTGCTGGTAACTACAACATCTTTGACATGTTTCCATACCCTAAACCCTTCACTATATTAACAACcatgctaaaatttaaatcattaagATTTGAAATAGTTTGTCTATAATACTTTTTCCTATAATATATGAATTCAAGGTCAAAAACTAATATACCTCTATGCTTTTTTTGAGAGTCAAAGAGTATCATTGATAAATATCGGAAGCAATTACATTGGTAAGAATATCAGGGAGCTCAGAATACCACTCCTGATAACTTGACACGGAACGAGCAAATTATGCTAATACATGCGCATCacgattcgcagatcgccttataAAAAAAACGATAAATTAGGTAAATGCTTCGCTAGATCGGAACAATCAATGATAAAAGGATCCTGTGAACTAAGTACATGATTTCTAATTTCGAGAATAACTTCCATAGAATCAGATTCAATCACCATGTTCGAACGTCCTTTGAGCCAAGACAACGCTTCCCGGATGCTAATAATTTCTGCAACTCTTGGTGAAAAAGACCCAAGCAAATTACAGCAACGTGCCATAATCACAGTGCCTGTCGAGTCCCTCGCAACACAACCCACTCCAGTCCTTTCCTGCTCCGGAAACACAGCTGCATCAACACTAACCTTCTAAAGCCCCTCCGCCGGAGCTCTCCaagataattatcaaaaatatgcCATAACAAAAATATACCTTTAtgcttaattttcaaaaatattttaatacccTCATCAATCAAACTCAATATGCcataacaaaatcaaataaaagaaattaataagaagaaaatatatacacagtaatttatcaataataaacatttaaaattgaaaagttaaaCCAGTCCACAATAACACTCTCAATACACATTTTTATACCATTGTAAATGTAATAAAGCAAAACACGGAAAGAGAATATTACAAGGGAGAAACCACACACCTATCGAAGTAGTCCGACCGAGTAATATTATACTATTGGAAAAGTTTAGTGTCTTCAAATCGgcaaaattttcattaattctTTTGTAACAAAGAGTTAATCCAACTTACAACACTTCAGAGCCTTTAATTTATCAAGATTTTTTTTGCTAACAATCAGAAAGATGAAGTTTTAAGAAGGAAAACAAACGATTGAAGAAactagttaattattttttacagtattcatttaattttccaCTGGACATACACGTGTTTTTCTTTTCGCGGTAAATTGTGCACAAAAACCAAATAACTCTCTTTTACTTGAGCGTAATATACAAACAAGAGGGGAAGGGGTATTTGGTGTGGGTTTTTTTGTTAGTAAGGGGATgaaatgatcctttattcatatttattaatgggttaattttataaaaaatcacgacATTTACACGAATTTCATTTTAttcacgacctttaaaagtttccatataaaatcatgacctttcattttttttttaaatcaatcatTTTAGTGTAATTTTATTGGCTAAATTCTTCATTGAACCATTGATTAAAgactcaaattataaatcgacaccaaatattattatctttcagttagaatATGTTGGATTTGTAATTTGTTGTCAGAAAAATACACGAAATTTTATTGTggtgataaatttgaaacaaaataaaaggtcGTGCTTTTAAatgtcaacttttaaaaattgttattaaaataaaacttcgtgtaagttattttttttatgaaacttACCCtttaatagtttatttataaatatttttataattattttcatttattaatttttttaattgtgtaacaaatagaattttcaaaaatGTACCGGACATTTCTAGCAAATATGGTATTTTATGGTAGTTAATTTgggaacaaagggtcaacgcgccccctaaacttgtgacacggggtcacctaacccaatttatacttttttgagcaactaaccccaaaactcttcatttttgagtcaaataacatataattatatttttaaaacgcataAATTACAAATCGaaggtgagggatgcaaaaaaataattacatacttctctaattgttgcgatataattatcctaaatctattttttgaaataaaaaatacaaattatgggttatttgacccaaaaatgaagagttttggggttagttgctcaaaaaagtataaattgggctaTATGACCCCGCATCACAAGTTTAGGTGGCGCGTTGACCCTTGTTGGTTAATTtggtattttgtaaatatttgctATTAATAATTTTGGTATTTTAGTAAAGCTTCCATAGATAAATGTGTCGTGAGCTTGAAGTGAGAGAGTGTCTTTTCTAAAAGAAATTCGAATCCCTCGTCGTTTGGAAGAAATAAAACGTAAAACCTAAACTCTATGTCTGGGATGTACGGTCATAACGGCGATTCAGCGCCTCCATCTTACGGCGGCTATGGAGGCGATGGTGGTTACGGAGGCGGTGGAGGTCGAGGTGGAGGCGGCAGAGGATATGGCGGTAATTTGCAAACCCGCGGCCAAAATTGAACTTTTGATTATCCTTTTTAGGGTAAGTTTTATGCGGCGTTGCTTAATTAGTAATTTTCAATCTGTGATACAGGAGGAGGATATCAAGGAGGAGATCGAGGTGGAAGAGG is a window of Mercurialis annua linkage group LG2, ddMerAnnu1.2, whole genome shotgun sequence DNA encoding:
- the LOC126669156 gene encoding biotin carboxylase 1, chloroplastic, with protein sequence MEATLPVCTKSIAAQTPGLFTGRSRGRSWSSQCSVVKVNKSNHNCCLKQTLGQPLKITHSKQVNNRDAIGCGNGNGALGVTCGEKILIANRGEIAVRVIRTAHELGIPCVAVYSTIDKDALHVKLADESVCIGEAPSSQSYLLIPNVLSAAISSGCTMLHPGYGFLAENAVFVEMCREHGINFIGPNPDSIRVMGDKSTARETMKNAGVPTVPGSEGLLQSTEEGMKLAHEIGFPVMIKATAGGGGRGMRLANEPDEFVKLLQQAKSEAAAAFGNDGVYLEKYIQNPRHIEFQVLADKFGNVVHFGERDCSIQRRNQKLLEEAPSPALTPELRKAMGDAAVAAAASIGYIGVGTVEFLLDERGSFYFMEMNTRIQVEHPVTEMISSVDLIEEQIRVAMGEKLRYKQEDIVLRGHSIECRINAEDAFKGFRPGPGRITAYLPSGGPFVRMDSHVYPDYVVPPSYDSLLAKLIVWAPTREKAIERMKRALNDTIITGVPTTIEYHKLILDIEDFKNGKVDTAFIPKHEEELQAPQKIVPAKQLV